The following are from one region of the Thiocapsa rosea genome:
- the rplK gene encoding 50S ribosomal protein L11: MAKKINAYIKLQVKAGEATPSPPVGPALGQHGVNIMEFCKTFNARTQELEKGMPIPVVITVYSDRSFTFITKTPPASILLKKVMGIQKGSPNPNTNKIGVVTREQLEQVATAKMPDLTAADMDAAVRTIAGSARAMGLDVEGVN, from the coding sequence ATGGCGAAAAAGATCAACGCCTATATCAAGCTGCAGGTCAAGGCAGGCGAGGCGACTCCAAGCCCGCCCGTCGGTCCTGCGCTTGGTCAGCACGGCGTCAATATCATGGAGTTCTGCAAGACGTTCAACGCGCGTACGCAGGAACTCGAGAAGGGGATGCCGATCCCGGTTGTGATCACGGTCTATTCGGACCGCAGCTTCACCTTCATCACCAAGACCCCGCCGGCCTCCATTCTCCTGAAAAAGGTGATGGGAATCCAGAAGGGTAGCCCGAATCCGAACACCAATAAGATCGGTGTGGTGACGCGCGAGCAGCTTGAGCAGGTCGCCACCGCGAAGATGCCCGATCTGACCGCAGCGGATATGGATGCGGCCGTTCGCACCATCGCGGGCAGTGCGCGTGCGATGGGGCTTGATGTCGAGGGGGTGAACTGA
- the nusG gene encoding transcription termination/antitermination protein NusG: MTMRWYVIHAYSGFEGQVKRSLEDRVKRAGLEELFGLILVPTEEVVEMRAGQQRKSERKFFPGYVLVQMEMTDETWHLVKSVPKVMGFIGGTGDRPAPIPDSQADAILVRLQEGGEKPRPKVLYEPGEVVRVVDGPFTDFNGVVEDVDYDKSRVKVSVLIFGRSTPVDLEFAQVEKA; this comes from the coding sequence ATGACCATGCGTTGGTACGTCATCCATGCCTACTCGGGCTTCGAGGGGCAGGTCAAGCGTTCGCTCGAAGACCGTGTGAAGCGCGCGGGACTCGAGGAGTTGTTCGGCCTGATTTTGGTGCCGACCGAAGAAGTGGTCGAGATGCGTGCAGGCCAGCAACGCAAGAGCGAGCGCAAATTCTTCCCTGGTTATGTCCTGGTCCAGATGGAGATGACGGACGAGACCTGGCATCTCGTCAAAAGTGTTCCCAAGGTCATGGGCTTCATCGGCGGCACGGGAGATCGTCCGGCACCGATCCCGGACTCTCAGGCCGATGCGATCCTCGTCCGTTTGCAGGAAGGCGGCGAAAAGCCGCGGCCGAAGGTGCTCTACGAGCCAGGCGAGGTTGTTCGCGTCGTCGACGGCCCCTTCACCGACTTCAACGGAGTCGTCGAGGATGTCGATTACGACAAGAGCCGCGTGAAGGTTTCGGTTCTGATCTTCGGGCGTTCGACACCGGTTGATCTTGAGTTCGCGCAGGTCGAGAAGGCCTGA
- the secE gene encoding preprotein translocase subunit SecE, protein MNSRAEPRGAGLDTAKLAIAALLLVAGIFAFYFFEGYSVLLRVIGLLVISGAAAAIALQTERGRTLWQFVSDARMEVRKVVWPSRQETLQTTLIVIVMVLIVGIILWLFDMVLMAILRFLTGQGG, encoded by the coding sequence ATGAATTCACGTGCAGAGCCCCGAGGGGCCGGCTTGGATACCGCCAAGCTGGCAATCGCCGCGTTGTTGTTGGTCGCCGGCATTTTCGCCTTCTATTTCTTCGAGGGCTACTCGGTCCTGCTCCGTGTCATCGGGCTGCTGGTGATCAGCGGTGCTGCGGCAGCGATTGCATTGCAGACCGAGCGCGGTCGGACCTTATGGCAGTTTGTGTCGGATGCGCGCATGGAGGTTCGCAAGGTCGTCTGGCCGTCACGTCAGGAGACCCTGCAGACGACGCTGATCGTCATCGTGATGGTGCTGATCGTGGGCATCATCCTGTGGCTTTTCGATATGGTGCTGATGGCGATTCTCAGATTCCTCACCGGCCAGGGGGGCTGA